The Methanosphaera cuniculi region AAAGGTGTATTAACATGGAATACGTATACGCAGCATTATTATTAAACGCAACAGAAAATGATATTAACGAAGAAAACGTTACAGCAATCTTATCAGCAGCTGGAGTAGATGTAGACGATGCTAGAGTAAAAGCATTAATCGCATCACTTGAAGATGTAGATATCGAAGAAGCTATCGCAACCGCAGCAGTAGCAGCAGCACCTGCAGCAGCAGCACCTGCAGCTGAAGAAGCTGAAGAAGAAGTTGAAGAAGAAGAAGAGGAAGAAGAAGAAGCTGAAGAAGCAGCAGC contains the following coding sequences:
- the rpl12p gene encoding 50S ribosomal protein P1; this encodes MEYVYAALLLNATENDINEENVTAILSAAGVDVDDARVKALIASLEDVDIEEAIATAAVAAAPAAAAPAAEEAEEEVEEEEEEEEEAEEAAAAGLGALFG